One Hippoglossus hippoglossus isolate fHipHip1 chromosome 5, fHipHip1.pri, whole genome shotgun sequence genomic window carries:
- the LOC117761266 gene encoding LOW QUALITY PROTEIN: glutathione hydrolase 7-like (The sequence of the model RefSeq protein was modified relative to this genomic sequence to represent the inferred CDS: substituted 2 bases at 2 genomic stop codons), protein MGRVWMQPSLPPCVWVWCIHTCQVLVTDWWLLCTSRSARYAQRVTSCSLPLWKVSICGYSVFFCPYLVFKVPHVLPQNPCSLLWEDVVARAAAVARGGFNVSFDLAEAILKVKAEKLPKRFRDMLFPRGQALRPGSFLRFFNLAGALEADLSNCYDGNFSQEIKSSLGFHTKVQTNGGVLSREDVCNYSDKVEQPVKGLFLEFIIQVPPPHCIMYNINWLXXVLIGALAVASGLVDPKHNSSVTELLSDMLR, encoded by the exons ATGGGTCGAGTGTGGATGCAGCCATCGCTGCCGCCCTGTGTTTGGGTGTGGTGCATCCACACGTGTCAGGTGTTAGTGACTGACTGGTGGTTGCT GTGTACAAGTAGGAGTGCCAGGTATGCTCAGAGGGTTACATCATGCTCACTCCCTTTATGGAAGGTAAGTATATGTGgatacagtgtttttttctgccCGTATTTAGTTTTCAAAGTCCCACATGTCTTACCACAAAATCCCTGCAGTCTATTGTGGGAGGATGTGGTCGCCAGAGCAGCCGCTGTTGCCAGAGGAGGTTTCAATGTGTCTTTCGATCTCG CTGAGGCCATATTGAAGGTAAAAGCTGAGAAGTTACCAAAGCGTTTCAGGGACATGCTCTTCCCTCGGGGCCAAGCTCTGCGTCCTGGTTCTTTTCTTAGGTTTTTCAATCTGGCAGGAGCCCTAGAGGCTGATCTGTCAAACTGTTACGATGGGAACTTCTCACAAGAGATA AAGTCTTCTCTGGGGTTTCATACCAAGGTGCAAACAAATGGAGGGGTCTTGAGCAGAGAGGACGTCTGTAACTACAGTGACAAAGTTGAACAACCGGTTAAAGGCCTAT TCTTGGAGTTTATAATCCAAGTTCCTCCTCCCCattgtataatgtataatataaacTGGTTATG ATAGGTTCTGATTGGAGCTTTAGCTGTGGCCAGTGGTTTGGTTGACCCTAAACACAACTCTTCAGTGACTGAGCTGCTCTCTGACATGCTGAGGTAA